A window of the Cystobacter fuscus genome harbors these coding sequences:
- a CDS encoding Trm112 family protein — protein MLFEELLRVLACPRCKEPLSLDEAGSASCEGGAETSGTGTLSCSGCALAYPIRDGVAELLAGEAIRG, from the coding sequence ATGCTTTTCGAGGAGTTGTTGAGGGTATTGGCATGCCCTCGTTGCAAGGAACCGCTTTCGCTCGATGAGGCGGGGTCGGCCTCATGCGAGGGCGGGGCGGAGACGTCCGGGACGGGGACGCTGAGCTGCTCGGGATGCGCGCTCGCCTATCCCATCCGGGACGGGGTGGCGGAGCTGCTCGCCGGCGAAGCGATCCGTGGGTGA
- a CDS encoding bifunctional heptose 7-phosphate kinase/heptose 1-phosphate adenyltransferase, with protein MSSLTQLPLAFSRRRVLMVGDLVADHYIYGQTDRVSREAPVLIVRHESSEVKLGGGANVAANVRALSGQVTAVGVLGTDEMGRALRKLCDEADIQLSVVSARGVETETKTRILAGGVSTTRQQMLRLDRGQRGPLPPRLRRALVKRVEEAAKDADAVVVSDYGAGVVGDEMREALRALAANGMPVCVDSRYSLSAFTGVTVCKPNEPELQSLVGRPLRTEAELLEAGHEVVKRLRCQALLVTRGRHGMALFDAKGGVDLVPVHGARDAVDVTGAGDTVIAAFSLGLAAGGGFGDAARLANVAGALAVQKLGTATVARDELLGELRGTR; from the coding sequence ATGTCCTCCCTGACCCAGTTGCCCCTGGCGTTCTCGCGCCGGAGGGTGCTGATGGTGGGGGATCTCGTCGCCGACCATTACATCTACGGCCAGACGGACCGGGTGAGCCGGGAGGCGCCGGTGCTGATCGTCCGCCACGAGTCCTCGGAGGTGAAGCTGGGGGGAGGGGCGAACGTGGCGGCGAACGTGCGAGCGCTGTCGGGGCAGGTGACGGCGGTGGGGGTGCTGGGCACGGACGAGATGGGCCGGGCGTTGCGCAAGCTGTGCGACGAGGCGGACATCCAGCTGAGTGTGGTGAGTGCGCGGGGCGTGGAGACGGAGACGAAGACGCGCATTCTTGCGGGCGGGGTGAGCACGACCCGGCAGCAGATGTTGAGGTTGGACCGGGGTCAGCGGGGGCCCTTGCCGCCGCGGTTGAGGCGGGCCCTGGTGAAGCGGGTGGAGGAAGCGGCGAAAGACGCGGACGCGGTGGTGGTGTCGGATTACGGCGCGGGGGTGGTGGGGGACGAGATGCGCGAGGCGCTGCGCGCACTGGCGGCGAATGGGATGCCGGTGTGCGTGGACAGCCGTTATAGCTTGTCGGCCTTCACCGGGGTGACGGTGTGCAAGCCGAACGAGCCGGAGTTGCAGTCCTTGGTGGGCCGTCCCTTGAGGACGGAGGCGGAGCTGCTGGAGGCGGGGCATGAGGTGGTGAAGCGGCTGCGCTGCCAGGCGTTGTTGGTGACGCGGGGCCGGCATGGCATGGCGCTCTTCGATGCGAAGGGGGGCGTGGACCTGGTGCCGGTGCATGGGGCGAGGGACGCGGTGGACGTGACGGGGGCGGGGGATACGGTGATCGCGGCGTTCTCGCTCGGGTTGGCGGCGGGTGGCGGCTTTGGGGATGCGGCGCGGCTGGCGAACGTGGCGGGAGCGCTGGCGGTGCAGAAGCTGGGCACGGCGACGGTGGCGCGCGACGAGTTGTTGGGAGAGCTGCGGGGGACGAGATGA
- a CDS encoding glycosyltransferase family 9 protein, which yields MVWHKRLEFWAKLALALVASALLWRPGRRRQAGQSLPSPRRVLLVRIDNRVGEALLTTPLIRALKATSRPPEVHVLAHSKVARVLAGHPEADRVIAFNRRLLWLGALAPGIRALRRERYDVVVDCANWSSPSVTSAIISRLVGPHALVIGPRQWPVHLLHSLSIPARSDTVGEMLQRLHLLSPFVREEQPARMSFRRPLISEKFHLWLEAGAGSPRAVVNPGGRLGWRRIPPEAFAAGARALLACGRTPIVTWGPGEEELARSVVAAAPGAQLAPPTNIDELAALMRDAGLTLCNNTGPMHLSVAVGAPTLGLFLRMDMERWGHPYPPHRMVDLTPVVDSGGDLEARVFQEVRSFAEELQVRSSVS from the coding sequence ATGGTCTGGCACAAGCGGCTCGAGTTCTGGGCGAAGCTGGCACTCGCTCTCGTGGCATCCGCCCTCCTGTGGCGCCCCGGCCGACGCCGGCAGGCAGGGCAGTCCCTCCCCTCCCCCCGACGCGTCCTCCTGGTCCGCATCGACAACCGCGTCGGGGAGGCCCTCCTCACCACCCCCCTCATCCGCGCCCTCAAAGCCACCTCGCGCCCCCCCGAGGTCCACGTCCTCGCCCACTCCAAGGTCGCTCGCGTCCTCGCCGGCCACCCCGAGGCCGACCGCGTCATCGCCTTCAACCGGCGCCTGCTGTGGCTCGGCGCCCTCGCCCCCGGCATCCGCGCCCTGCGCCGCGAGCGCTATGACGTCGTCGTCGACTGCGCCAACTGGTCCAGCCCCTCGGTGACCTCCGCCATCATCTCCCGGCTCGTGGGGCCCCACGCCCTCGTCATCGGCCCCAGGCAATGGCCCGTCCACCTGCTGCACTCGCTGTCCATCCCGGCCCGCTCCGATACCGTCGGCGAGATGCTCCAGCGCCTGCACCTGCTCTCCCCCTTCGTCCGGGAAGAACAGCCCGCGCGCATGTCCTTCCGCCGCCCCCTCATCAGCGAGAAGTTCCATCTCTGGCTCGAGGCCGGGGCCGGCTCGCCCCGCGCCGTGGTCAACCCCGGCGGACGGCTCGGCTGGCGCCGCATCCCTCCCGAGGCCTTCGCCGCCGGCGCTCGCGCCCTGCTCGCCTGCGGACGAACCCCCATCGTCACCTGGGGTCCTGGCGAGGAGGAGCTCGCTCGTTCCGTGGTCGCCGCCGCTCCGGGCGCCCAGCTCGCGCCTCCCACCAACATCGATGAGCTGGCCGCCCTCATGCGCGACGCCGGGCTCACCCTCTGCAACAACACCGGGCCCATGCACCTGTCCGTGGCCGTCGGAGCCCCCACCCTCGGCCTCTTCCTCCGCATGGACATGGAGCGCTGGGGACACCCCTACCCGCCCCACCGCATGGTGGACCTCACCCCCGTCGTCGACTCCGGCGGGGACCTCGAGGCCCGCGTCTTCCAGGAGGTCCGCTCCTTCGCCGAAGAGCTCCAGGTCCGCAGTTCAGTCTCCTGA
- a CDS encoding glycosyltransferase, whose protein sequence is MRILHLLASPYWSGPAENVALLALAQREAGHEVRVAVDRRRAKASSEELAVPRFEALGLLDEGGLELSVKSPPWRMVGDGWRLRGRSVEVVHAHFTHDHLVARWGRPRGAVLIRSVHAPRSLRASLPEADAYTVPASSLITRLVGRRVRVLPPLVDGMFRPEADREALRRELGLTGSPLIGMVSTFQVSRRHALGVEAFARLRRVRAEARLVLVGDGGLVETVREQVRALGVEEGVTFAGYRRGEAFARWLKALDEVWILGLGNDWSARAAAQARACGVRVVAVAEGNLLALADARVEELTPEAVVAASESGERALVEHPGNARIAADVLALYEQARAGR, encoded by the coding sequence ATGAGGATCCTGCATCTGCTCGCGAGCCCCTACTGGAGCGGCCCGGCGGAGAACGTGGCGTTGCTGGCGCTGGCGCAGCGCGAGGCGGGGCACGAGGTGCGGGTGGCGGTGGACCGGCGGCGCGCGAAGGCGTCGTCGGAGGAACTGGCGGTGCCGCGCTTCGAGGCCTTGGGGCTGCTGGACGAGGGCGGGCTGGAGTTGTCGGTGAAGTCGCCGCCGTGGCGGATGGTGGGGGACGGGTGGAGGTTGAGGGGGCGGAGCGTGGAGGTGGTGCACGCGCACTTCACGCATGATCATCTGGTGGCGCGCTGGGGGCGGCCGCGGGGCGCGGTGTTGATCCGCTCGGTGCATGCGCCGAGGTCGTTGCGCGCCTCGCTGCCGGAGGCGGACGCGTACACGGTGCCCGCGTCCTCGCTGATCACCCGGCTGGTGGGCAGGCGCGTGCGGGTGTTGCCGCCGTTGGTGGACGGGATGTTCCGGCCCGAGGCGGATCGGGAGGCGCTCCGGCGGGAGTTGGGGCTCACGGGCTCGCCGCTCATCGGCATGGTGTCGACGTTCCAGGTGTCGCGCCGGCACGCGCTCGGGGTGGAGGCGTTCGCGAGGCTGCGGCGGGTGCGCGCGGAGGCCCGGTTGGTGCTGGTGGGGGATGGGGGCCTGGTGGAGACGGTGCGCGAGCAGGTGCGGGCGCTGGGGGTGGAGGAGGGGGTGACGTTCGCGGGCTATCGGCGGGGGGAGGCGTTCGCGCGCTGGCTGAAGGCGCTGGACGAGGTGTGGATATTGGGGTTGGGGAACGACTGGAGCGCGAGGGCGGCGGCGCAGGCGCGGGCCTGTGGGGTGCGCGTGGTGGCGGTGGCGGAGGGCAACCTGTTGGCGCTGGCGGACGCGCGGGTGGAGGAGCTGACGCCGGAGGCGGTGGTGGCGGCCTCGGAGTCGGGGGAGCGGGCGTTGGTGGAGCATCCGGGCAACGCGCGGATCGCCGCGGACGTGCTCGCGCTGTACGAGCAGGCGAGGGCGGGGCGGTGA
- a CDS encoding adenylyltransferase/cytidyltransferase family protein, with protein sequence MSTLEKVRGLAEVVEQRERWRAEGKTVALANGIFDLLHVGHVRYLEGARALADHLVVAVNSDASTRAYKGPGRPHIPEAERAELVAALACTDRVLVFDEPNVRSIIRVLKPDVHVKGTDYTPDSIPEADEVRAYGGRVAVAGDPKNHSTTELARRLRMDRGPG encoded by the coding sequence ATGAGCACGCTGGAAAAGGTGCGGGGGCTCGCGGAGGTAGTGGAGCAGCGCGAGCGCTGGCGAGCGGAAGGCAAGACGGTGGCGCTGGCCAACGGTATTTTTGATCTGCTGCATGTGGGGCATGTGCGCTATCTGGAGGGAGCCCGGGCGCTCGCGGACCATCTGGTGGTGGCGGTGAACTCGGACGCGTCGACGAGGGCGTACAAGGGGCCGGGCCGGCCGCACATCCCGGAGGCGGAGCGGGCGGAATTGGTGGCGGCGCTGGCGTGTACGGATCGTGTGCTGGTATTCGACGAGCCCAACGTGCGGTCCATCATCCGGGTGTTGAAGCCGGACGTGCACGTGAAGGGGACGGACTACACGCCAGACAGCATTCCCGAGGCGGATGAGGTCCGCGCCTATGGGGGCCGGGTGGCGGTGGCGGGAGATCCCAAGAATCACAGCACGACGGAACTGGCCCGGCGATTGCGAATGGACCGAGGACCCGGATAG
- a CDS encoding 3-deoxy-D-manno-octulosonic acid transferase — protein MRLLYVLASYLLFAVLFPVLSLHRKTRNGLRQRLGYYAPGDLPPRGTGPTFWLHGASAGDLLALSPMFAPLRARFPGCRIVLSTMTDSGFMMGRGRLAKEVDAVVYAPYDLWGATRRAVRAIQPDLLVLEYTEIWPNLIRAAKRAGVKVTLTNGRFSPGQQGRYRLLFSLIGNPLRDMALFLMRGEDEAERALALGAPGERVFVTGNTKFDALAAVGPGQDDEALRGALGLKAGERVWIAGSTHEGEEEHLLGVYRRLLDVHPDLRLVIAPRYIDRAGRIAALARDAGLSVGLRSKGNEEGGRVVVLDSMGELSRAYRLASLVFVGGSFTTRGGQNILEPAGQGKPVLFGPHMENFQDSVQVLVGRGGIQVNDAEHLYRVMSELLQKPENVTSLGVLARTTVRQVSGASQRNVEHMVRVLAR, from the coding sequence ATGCGCTTGCTCTACGTCCTCGCCAGCTACCTGCTCTTCGCCGTGTTGTTTCCCGTGCTGTCCTTGCACCGCAAGACACGCAACGGGTTGAGGCAGCGGCTTGGCTATTACGCGCCGGGGGATCTGCCGCCGCGCGGGACGGGACCGACGTTCTGGCTGCATGGGGCGAGCGCGGGAGATCTCCTGGCACTCTCGCCGATGTTCGCGCCGCTGCGGGCGCGCTTTCCGGGGTGCCGCATCGTGCTCTCCACGATGACGGACTCGGGTTTCATGATGGGGCGAGGGCGGTTGGCGAAGGAGGTGGACGCGGTGGTGTATGCGCCGTACGACCTGTGGGGCGCCACGCGGCGGGCGGTGCGCGCCATCCAGCCGGATCTACTGGTGCTCGAGTACACGGAGATCTGGCCCAACCTCATCCGCGCGGCGAAGCGGGCCGGGGTGAAGGTGACGCTGACGAACGGGCGTTTCTCCCCGGGGCAGCAGGGCAGGTACCGGCTGTTGTTCTCGCTGATTGGCAATCCGCTGCGGGACATGGCGCTGTTCCTGATGCGGGGCGAGGACGAGGCGGAGCGGGCACTGGCGCTGGGGGCGCCGGGCGAGCGGGTCTTCGTGACGGGGAACACCAAGTTCGATGCCCTGGCGGCGGTGGGCCCGGGGCAGGACGACGAGGCGCTGCGGGGCGCGCTGGGGCTGAAGGCGGGGGAGCGGGTGTGGATCGCCGGCAGTACCCACGAGGGTGAGGAGGAGCACCTGCTGGGGGTCTACCGCCGGCTGCTGGACGTGCACCCGGATCTCCGGCTGGTGATCGCGCCGAGGTACATCGACCGGGCGGGACGGATCGCCGCGCTGGCGAGGGACGCGGGGTTGAGCGTGGGGTTGCGCTCGAAGGGGAACGAGGAGGGAGGGCGGGTGGTGGTGCTGGACTCGATGGGCGAGCTGTCGCGGGCGTACCGGCTGGCGTCGTTGGTGTTCGTGGGCGGCTCGTTCACGACGCGCGGAGGGCAGAACATCCTGGAGCCGGCGGGACAGGGCAAGCCGGTGTTGTTCGGGCCGCACATGGAGAACTTCCAGGACAGCGTGCAGGTGCTGGTGGGGCGGGGAGGCATCCAGGTGAACGACGCGGAGCACCTGTACCGGGTGATGTCGGAGCTGCTGCAGAAGCCGGAGAACGTGACGTCGCTCGGGGTGTTGGCGAGGACGACGGTGCGGCAGGTGTCCGGGGCGAGCCAGCGCAACGTGGAGCACATGGTGCGGGTGTTGGCGCGATGA
- the lpxK gene encoding tetraacyldisaccharide 4'-kinase: MLAPLELLSWGYGAGVRLRGAFYDAGWLRGERVEGLRVISVGNLNVGGTGKTPAVLYLTELLVREGRRVGILTRGYGRGSKEPLSFTGRERLPSVEEAGDEPLLLARRCPEARLLVGADRRALARRARDEYGLEVVLLDDGFQHRRLERDEDVVVVDEAVGFGNGRMLPRGPLREPLSSLKRATLVWVRASSVPVVDWPPFTAPRVRTCYRPTGWVDPEGALHPPGVLEGRPVLALAGLARPGGFVRTLEELGVEVRGTAFFADHHHFSARELEEVRDRAVRLGARVVTTEKDRVRLPVDFETWAVRLGVEVLEGEAHLRRALGLT; the protein is encoded by the coding sequence ATGCTCGCGCCGCTGGAGCTGTTGTCGTGGGGCTATGGAGCGGGCGTGCGGCTGCGCGGCGCGTTCTACGACGCGGGGTGGCTGCGAGGGGAGCGGGTGGAGGGCCTGCGGGTCATCTCGGTGGGCAACCTGAACGTGGGAGGGACGGGGAAGACGCCCGCGGTGCTCTACCTGACGGAGCTGTTGGTGCGGGAGGGCAGGCGCGTGGGCATCCTCACGCGCGGGTATGGGAGAGGCTCGAAGGAGCCGTTGAGCTTCACGGGGCGGGAGCGGCTGCCCTCGGTGGAGGAAGCGGGGGACGAGCCCTTGCTGTTGGCGCGCCGGTGTCCCGAGGCGCGGTTGCTGGTGGGAGCGGACCGGCGGGCGTTGGCGCGGCGGGCGAGGGACGAGTACGGGCTGGAGGTGGTGCTGTTGGACGATGGTTTCCAGCACCGGCGGTTGGAGAGGGACGAGGACGTGGTGGTGGTGGACGAGGCGGTGGGCTTCGGCAATGGACGGATGTTGCCGCGAGGGCCCTTGCGCGAGCCCCTGTCGTCCCTGAAGCGGGCCACGCTCGTGTGGGTGCGAGCGTCCTCGGTGCCGGTGGTGGACTGGCCGCCATTCACGGCGCCCCGGGTGCGGACGTGCTACCGGCCCACGGGTTGGGTGGACCCCGAGGGAGCGCTGCATCCACCCGGAGTGTTGGAGGGCAGGCCGGTCCTGGCGTTGGCGGGGTTGGCGAGGCCTGGTGGCTTCGTGCGGACGCTGGAGGAACTGGGTGTGGAGGTGAGGGGAACGGCCTTCTTCGCGGACCATCATCATTTCAGCGCGCGGGAACTCGAGGAAGTCAGGGACCGGGCGGTGCGGTTGGGGGCGCGGGTGGTGACGACGGAGAAGGACCGGGTGCGTCTGCCGGTGGACTTCGAGACCTGGGCGGTGAGACTGGGCGTGGAGGTACTGGAGGGTGAGGCGCATCTCCGCCGGGCCCTGGGGCTTACGTAG